A genomic stretch from Ooceraea biroi isolate clonal line C1 chromosome 3, Obir_v5.4, whole genome shotgun sequence includes:
- the LOC105283162 gene encoding inositol-3-phosphate synthase 1-B, whose translation MASLKVRVDSPRVRYTEESIEAEYEYQTTSVADEGDHENEKVTYTVTPTLTRLLIRTMIKVPKLGVLLVGWGGNNGSTMTAALLANKLKLSWETKEGLKIANWYGSITQASTVRLGRRSKGGDVYVPFSDMLPMVDPDNIAIDGWDISDVNLAEAMARAKVLDVNLQAQLRPHMEQMRPRKSVYYPDFIASNQGKRANNVITGTKAEQLKCIRNDIVQFKTAKGLDQVIVLWTANTERFSKVATGLNDTADNLLKAIEEDHPEISPSTMFAVAAALEGCTYINGSAQNTFVPGALELAERQKTFVGGDDFKSGQTKLKSVLVDFLVSAGIKPVSIVSYNHLGNNDGYNLSAPQQFRSKEISKSNVVDDMVESNRILYKPGEKPDHCVVIKYVPYIGDSKRAMDEYTSEIMLGGHNTIAIHNTCEDSLLATPIVLDLVILAELCSRITFKRADSDGNQEFSGFHSVLSILSYLCKAPLVPAGTPVVNALFRQRAAIENILRACLSLPPENNMLLEHKITFKI comes from the exons ATGGCGAGCCTGAAGGTGCGCGTGGACTCGCCGAGGGTGCGGTACACGGAGGAGTCGATCGAAGCGGAGTACGAGTACCAGACGACCAGCGTGGCCGATGAGGGCGACCATGAGAACGAGAAGGTCACTTACACG GTGACGCCCACTTTGACAAGATTGTTGATCAGGACCATGATAAAGGTCCCCAAGTTGGGCGTGCTGCTGGTCGGTTGGGGTGGAAACAATGGCAGCACCATGACAGCGGCTTTATTGGCAAACAAGCTTAAACTATCGTGGGAGACAAAGGAAGGTTTAAAGATTGCAAACTG GTATGGCTCGATAACGCAAGCATCCACCGTGAGATTAGGCAGAAGGAGCAAAGGGGGAGACGTTTACGTTCCTTTCTCCGATATGCTGCCCATGGTGGACCCTGATAATATCGCGATCGACGGCTGGGACATCTCCGACGTGAATCTCGCGGAAGCGATGGCGCGCGCCAAAGTGCTCGATGTAAACCTGCAAGCACAGTTGCGGCCCCACATGGAGCAGATGCGACCACGGAAGAGCGTATATTACCCCGATTTCATCGCGTCGAATCAG GGGAAACGGGCAAACAACGTTATCACGGGCACTAAAGCCGAGCAGCTCAAATGCATTCGTAACGATATAGTGCAGTTCAAGACTGCAAAGGGTCTGGATCAGGTAATCGTCCTATGGACCGCCAACACCGAGCGATTCTCGAAAGTAGCAACGGGCCTCAACGACACAGCCGACAATCTGCTGAAAGCAATCGAGGAGGATCACCCCGAGATCAGCCCCAGCACAATGTTTGCTGTAGCAGCGGCCCTAGAAGGA TGTACTTATATCAACGGATCGGCACAAAACACTTTCGTGCCAGGTGCCCTTGAACTAGCCGAGAGGCAAAAGACGTTCGTCGGCGGCGATGACTTCAAGTCTGGCCAGACGAAACTCAAGTCGGTTCTCGTGGACTTTCTTGTGTCGGCCGGGATTAAGCCGGTTTCGATTGTCAGTTACAATCATCTAGGGAACAACGATGGTTACAACTTGTCTGCGCCGCAACAGTTCCGCTCGAAAGAA ATCTCGAAGAGTAACGTCGTAGACGACATGGTAGAGTCCAACAGGATTCTCTACAAACCCGGAGAAAAGCCGGACCACTGTGTCGTTATCAAATACGTTCCCTACATCG GCGACAGCAAGAGAGCTATGGACGAGTATACTTCCGAGATCATGCTAGGCGGTCACAACACTATCGCGATCCACAATACGTGCGAGGATTCTCTCCTAGCAACGCCCATCGTTCTCGACCTCGTCATCTTGGCTGAACTTTGTTCTCGTATCACCTTCAAGAGAGCGGACTCCGACGGCAACCAAGAGTTTTCCGGCTTCCACAGCGTGCTCTCTATTCTGTCGTATCTTTGCAAGGCTCCTCTAGTGCCAGCAGGGACCCCTGTGGTGAACGCCCTCTTCCGGCAACGAGCCGCCATCGAGAACATCCTGCGAGCTTGCCTGTCTCTGCCACCGGAGAATAACATGTTGCTTGAGCACAAGATTACCTTCAAGATTTAA